The proteins below are encoded in one region of Aphelocoma coerulescens isolate FSJ_1873_10779 chromosome 4, UR_Acoe_1.0, whole genome shotgun sequence:
- the LOC138109051 gene encoding claudin-22-like, with the protein MALVYQPVMQLSGILVSLLGWVLSCLTTYLPQWKNLNLELNELEIWTMGLWQACVVQEEGGMQCKDFDSFLALPPELRISRILMFFSNGSGILGLLLSGFGLDCLKIGERQQEQKKRLLLFGGMLFWISGITAIVPVSWVAHSTVQEFWDENIPDIVPRWDFGEALFVGWLAGFCLILGGSLLNCTICSAEVHPSSVHYAVAEQQDQCQRLETETRP; encoded by the coding sequence ATGGCCTTAGTCTATCAACCAGTGATGCAATTAAGTGGCATTTTGGTCTCTCTGTTGGGATGGGTCCTGTCCTGTCTCACCACCTATCTACCCCAGTGGAAAAATCTTAACTTGGAACTAAATGAACTGGAGATCTGGACTATGGGACTCTGGCAAGCTTGTGTTGTACAGGAAGAAGGTGGAATGCAATGCAAGGACTTCGATTCTTTCCTAGCCTTGCCTCCAGAGCTCAGGATTTCTAggattttgatgtttttttccaATGGATCAGGGATTTTGGGCCTCTTGCTCTCGGGATTTGGGTTGGACTGTTTGAAAATTGGTGAAAGACAACAGGAACAAAAGAAACGGTTGTTGCTGTTTGGAGGAATGCTCTTCTGGATATCGGGGATTACAGCTATTGTCCCAGTTTCCTGGGTTGCCCATTCCACAGtccaggaattttgggatgaGAATATACCAGATATTgttcccaggtgggattttggggaagcaTTGTTTGTTGGCTGGCTTGCTGGATTTTGTCTTATATTAGGAGGATCCCTACTTAATTGCACAATCTGTTCTGCTGAAGTCCATCCGTCTTCGGTCCATTATGCAGTAGCAGAACAGCAGGATCAGTGTCAACGCTTGGAAACTGAAACTAGGCCTTAA